A part of Olleya sp. Bg11-27 genomic DNA contains:
- a CDS encoding PAS domain-containing sensor histidine kinase, with the protein MFNNNQEIFEILSEAISEGILIVDENQTIIAVNASTEEMFGYNKDELNNKPLETLIPSNYHKGHGHQFNSYYKNSEKRSMGKGRALFAARKDGSTFPVEVGLNPFNITDKKYVMALVIDITERKNYTDKLEKTVEERTKQLREALETEKELNDLKTKFLSLVSHEFKTPLTGILTSSMLLSKYKLAEQQDKRDKHINTINSKVQYLNNILNDFLSVEKLESGKVNYKFTEFRLSKVVNEVVYNANMLLKEGQKIKYPENIDDISLTQDEKTIELALSNLVHNAIKYSPENTTIELQVNQDQNKTTFKIIDNGIGIPENDQKNIFNRYFRAENALLNQGTGIGLNIVKTHLENLGGAIQFESKENIGSTFTITIPNTPN; encoded by the coding sequence ATGTTTAATAACAACCAAGAGATTTTTGAAATTTTATCTGAAGCCATATCAGAAGGTATTCTTATAGTCGATGAAAACCAAACCATTATCGCAGTAAACGCCTCTACAGAAGAGATGTTTGGTTATAATAAAGATGAACTAAATAACAAACCTTTAGAAACTTTAATCCCTAGTAATTATCATAAAGGTCATGGTCATCAGTTTAATTCGTACTATAAAAACAGTGAAAAACGTAGTATGGGAAAAGGTCGTGCGCTTTTTGCTGCCAGAAAAGATGGCAGTACGTTTCCTGTAGAAGTCGGTTTAAACCCGTTTAATATTACGGATAAAAAGTACGTCATGGCTTTAGTTATTGATATTACCGAGCGTAAAAACTATACTGATAAATTAGAAAAAACAGTCGAGGAACGTACCAAACAACTTAGAGAAGCTTTAGAAACTGAAAAGGAATTAAACGATTTAAAAACTAAGTTTTTATCTCTAGTCTCTCACGAATTTAAAACACCACTAACCGGGATCTTAACCTCGTCTATGCTATTAAGCAAGTACAAGTTAGCGGAGCAACAAGACAAGAGAGACAAGCATATAAACACTATTAATAGTAAAGTACAATACTTAAATAATATTTTAAATGACTTCCTATCTGTTGAAAAACTAGAATCTGGAAAGGTTAATTATAAGTTTACCGAGTTTAGATTAAGTAAAGTCGTTAATGAAGTCGTTTACAATGCTAATATGCTTTTAAAAGAAGGCCAGAAAATAAAATATCCTGAAAACATTGATGATATTTCATTGACGCAAGATGAAAAAACTATAGAACTAGCCTTGTCTAATCTGGTACATAATGCTATAAAATATTCACCTGAAAACACCACGATTGAACTACAAGTTAATCAGGATCAAAACAAGACCACTTTTAAAATTATTGACAACGGAATTGGTATACCAGAAAATGATCAAAAAAATATATTTAATCGTTATTTTAGAGCCGAAAATGCTTTACTAAATCAAGGTACTGGTATTGGTTTAAATATTGTAAAAACACATTTAGAAAATCTAGGAGGCGCAATACAATTTGAAAGCAAAGAAAATATAGGATCTACTTTTACCATTACTATACCAAATACACCAAACTAA
- a CDS encoding WG repeat-containing protein, whose protein sequence is MKKAAILLIAIVLFPIIGHSQNSEGLEFISPFHDGVAAVKKGKQWAFINADGTIVVDFRVDLVPTTSGDSAYPIFNSDRCLIKQVIDGIPYYGYIDKTGVVSVKPQFLNATNFNTNSAIALKLIKVDLGENGLVGKEMYLYKYFETTIGISGEIKTVLTEEETIGLIPKNFRTPLAITSKFISEHLIATKSKDTNLWRLKKID, encoded by the coding sequence ATGAAAAAAGCAGCCATTTTACTTATTGCCATCGTTTTATTTCCAATTATAGGTCATTCTCAAAATAGTGAAGGTTTAGAGTTTATATCACCTTTTCATGACGGGGTTGCTGCTGTCAAGAAAGGAAAGCAATGGGCGTTTATAAATGCAGACGGTACTATTGTTGTCGATTTTAGAGTTGATTTAGTACCAACGACATCGGGAGATAGTGCTTACCCTATTTTTAATAGTGATAGATGTTTAATTAAGCAGGTCATTGATGGCATTCCATATTATGGCTATATTGATAAAACAGGTGTAGTTAGTGTCAAGCCTCAGTTTTTAAATGCTACTAATTTTAATACTAATTCGGCTATAGCCTTAAAATTAATTAAAGTCGATTTGGGAGAAAATGGATTGGTTGGCAAGGAAATGTATCTTTATAAATATTTTGAAACGACCATAGGTATTTCAGGCGAAATTAAAACGGTGTTGACGGAAGAAGAAACAATCGGTCTAATACCTAAAAACTTTAGAACCCCATTAGCGATTACTTCCAAATTTATTTCAGAGCATTTAATAGCCACTAAGTCTAAAGATACTAACCTTTGGCGTTTAAAAAAAATAGACTAA
- a CDS encoding efflux RND transporter periplasmic adaptor subunit produces the protein MKYLIGLSCFVLFCSCSNTQEKIRPTIQDLTQSVYTSVTIQPDSLYQAYAVVAGILDQNLIEEGDLVTKGQAISQIINNTPVLNTQNAKLSLDLAKNNYNGSAAILSGIADEIEAANLKYKNDSINFFRQQNLWKQNIGSKADFDNKQLNYQLAKNNLTLLKNKYNQTKNQLNTNVKQAQNTYQTSLISIKDFTVKSAVNGKVYALYKASGEFVNTMEPVAAIGSASTFIIEMLVDEVDIVKIKKKQQVLITLDAYNGKVLEGTVSKIYPKKDERNQTFKVEAVFVNPPDILYPGLSGEANIIISKKQNVLTIPKSYVIGSNQVQTDNGIVSITKGLGDLEFIEVLDGITKDTYIYKPE, from the coding sequence ATGAAATATTTGATAGGCCTTAGTTGTTTTGTGCTTTTTTGCTCATGTTCCAATACGCAAGAAAAAATTAGACCTACAATACAAGATTTAACCCAGTCTGTATATACTTCTGTGACCATACAGCCTGATAGTCTATATCAAGCTTATGCTGTTGTTGCTGGTATTTTGGATCAAAATTTAATAGAAGAAGGCGATTTGGTTACAAAAGGGCAAGCGATTTCTCAAATTATAAATAATACGCCTGTTTTAAATACACAAAATGCAAAGTTGTCTTTGGATTTAGCGAAAAATAATTATAACGGAAGTGCGGCTATTTTGTCTGGAATTGCAGATGAAATTGAAGCGGCTAATTTGAAGTACAAAAATGACTCGATTAACTTTTTTAGACAACAAAATCTTTGGAAACAGAACATAGGTTCTAAAGCAGATTTTGATAACAAACAACTAAATTATCAGTTAGCTAAAAATAATTTGACGTTACTTAAAAATAAGTATAACCAAACTAAAAATCAGTTAAACACCAATGTTAAGCAAGCACAAAATACCTATCAAACGTCTTTAATTAGCATTAAAGATTTTACAGTAAAAAGTGCAGTAAACGGAAAGGTTTATGCGCTTTACAAAGCCTCTGGCGAGTTCGTTAATACAATGGAGCCTGTGGCGGCTATTGGAAGTGCTTCTACTTTTATTATTGAAATGTTAGTGGATGAGGTGGATATTGTCAAAATTAAAAAAAAGCAACAGGTTTTAATTACTTTGGATGCGTATAACGGTAAAGTATTAGAAGGAACAGTCTCTAAGATTTATCCGAAGAAAGATGAGCGGAATCAAACGTTTAAAGTGGAAGCTGTTTTTGTAAATCCCCCAGACATATTGTATCCCGGATTATCTGGCGAAGCAAATATTATAATTTCTAAAAAACAAAATGTGTTAACCATTCCTAAAAGCTATGTTATTGGTAGTAATCAAGTCCAAACGGATAATGGGATAGTAAGCATTACTAAGGGATTAGGGGATTTGGAGTTTATTGAAGTTTTAGACGGAATTACCAAAGACACGTATATCTATAAACCTGAATAA
- a CDS encoding ABC transporter permease, with translation MVNWPVILDIAKKQLLTKFKSTAIAALGVTFGIGAYITLVSFMTGLNNMLDDLILNQTPHIHVYNEIEPSKRQPVALYEAFKNSLNVVHSIKPKLSQKKIHNALPIINFLNKNEAVKGAIPQIKTQIFYIAGSIEIAGNLTGIQPIEEAKLFNFRDYIIEGSPEKLKNTENGILLGSGIAKKMALSVGDRIQISTIRGDVFPLKIVGLYQSGISDVDAIQSFVNLKTVQRILGEAQNYITDINIKLYAIEKALPLSKKIAQQFNVTAIDIKTANAQFETGTDVRNLITYAVTIALLIVAGFGVYNILSMLIYEKMNDIAILKAVGFSGNDVQYIFMSQALIIGVVGGLLGLLIGLIFTNIISTIPFKTDALAKVETYPIDFSIWYYVIGFSFAIISTFFAGYLPALKAKKIDPVRIIRGQ, from the coding sequence ATGGTAAACTGGCCCGTCATATTAGATATTGCAAAAAAGCAATTGTTAACTAAGTTTAAGTCTACTGCTATTGCGGCATTGGGCGTCACTTTTGGTATTGGTGCGTATATTACTTTGGTTAGTTTTATGACAGGTTTAAATAATATGTTAGACGATTTAATTTTAAATCAAACGCCACATATTCATGTGTATAATGAGATCGAACCTTCAAAACGGCAACCTGTAGCTCTTTACGAAGCTTTTAAAAACAGCTTAAATGTGGTGCATTCTATTAAGCCAAAGTTAAGTCAGAAAAAAATCCATAATGCGCTACCTATTATAAACTTTTTAAATAAAAATGAGGCTGTAAAAGGAGCGATTCCGCAAATAAAAACACAAATATTTTATATCGCTGGTTCCATTGAAATAGCTGGTAATTTAACAGGAATACAACCCATTGAGGAAGCTAAATTGTTCAATTTTAGAGATTATATTATTGAAGGGTCGCCAGAGAAGCTTAAAAACACTGAAAACGGTATTTTATTAGGATCGGGTATTGCTAAAAAAATGGCGTTATCGGTTGGGGACCGTATTCAGATCAGTACAATAAGAGGCGATGTGTTTCCTTTAAAGATTGTTGGCCTTTATCAAAGTGGTATTTCGGATGTTGATGCGATTCAAAGTTTTGTCAATTTAAAAACAGTACAACGTATTTTAGGGGAAGCACAAAATTACATCACCGATATTAATATTAAATTGTATGCTATTGAAAAGGCACTGCCATTATCTAAAAAAATAGCACAACAATTTAATGTAACTGCAATAGATATTAAAACGGCCAATGCACAGTTTGAAACTGGTACAGATGTCAGAAACCTTATTACTTACGCCGTCACTATCGCGTTATTGATTGTTGCAGGGTTTGGTGTGTACAACATTTTAAGCATGCTTATTTACGAGAAAATGAATGACATTGCTATTTTAAAAGCGGTCGGTTTTTCGGGTAATGATGTGCAGTATATTTTTATGAGTCAAGCCTTAATTATTGGAGTCGTAGGTGGCCTTTTAGGACTGTTAATTGGTTTGATTTTTACTAATATAATTAGCACCATTCCGTTTAAAACGGACGCATTAGCAAAAGTAGAGACGTATCCCATAGATTTTAGTATTTGGTATTATGTTATAGGTTTTTCGTTTGCAATTATCTCAACTTTTTTTGCGGGCTATTTGCCAGCTCTTAAAGCCAAAAAAATAGACCCAGTAAGAATAATAAGAGGACAATAA
- a CDS encoding ABC transporter ATP-binding protein, whose product METVLEAKNINKYFKKPVPFHVLKDISFKINKGEFVSIMGKSGCGKSTLLYILSTMDTEYEGELYLNNDLISGDSRQKLTVIRNKHIGFVFQFHYLLSEFTVLENVMLPAKKLGEKSVKVIEKEALEKLRILNIEHLAHKRASQVSGGEKQRVAIARALINNPSIIMGDEPTGNLDSHNADNVFNIFKKLSVEENLSLLIVTHDEDFAKRTDRIITMEDGKIISE is encoded by the coding sequence ATGGAGACCGTTTTAGAAGCAAAAAATATAAACAAATACTTTAAAAAGCCCGTGCCTTTTCATGTGCTGAAGGATATTAGTTTTAAAATTAATAAAGGTGAGTTTGTCTCCATAATGGGCAAATCTGGTTGTGGGAAATCTACACTATTGTATATTTTGTCTACAATGGACACAGAATATGAGGGTGAGTTGTATTTGAATAACGATTTAATAAGTGGGGATAGCAGACAAAAGCTAACCGTTATTAGAAATAAACATATTGGTTTTGTGTTTCAGTTTCATTATTTGCTTTCTGAATTTACCGTGTTGGAAAATGTCATGCTGCCGGCTAAAAAGTTAGGCGAAAAAAGTGTTAAAGTCATTGAAAAAGAAGCGCTTGAAAAATTAAGAATATTAAATATTGAACATTTAGCACACAAGCGCGCATCTCAAGTTTCGGGAGGCGAAAAACAACGTGTCGCTATTGCTAGAGCACTTATCAATAATCCGTCAATAATTATGGGGGACGAGCCCACAGGGAATCTAGATAGCCATAATGCAGACAATGTGTTTAATATCTTTAAAAAGTTAAGTGTAGAAGAAAATTTATCGTTGTTAATCGTCACTCACGACGAAGATTTTGCAAAACGTACCGATCGGATTATTACCATGGAAGATGGTAAAATAATTAGCGAATAA
- a CDS encoding DnaJ C-terminal domain-containing protein, giving the protein MAVVEYYKTLGISKTASEKDIKKAYRKLARKYHPDLNPNDKDAEKKFKEINEANEVLSNPENRKKYDQYGEHWQNSEAYEQSKRQQQQQQRAYQGQSGQAGGYGQHDFEDIFGNMFGGQASGGQRTSRFRGQDFNAELQLDLKEVYEDHKRTLTVNNKNIRITIPAGVENGQTIKIKGYGGKGTNNGPNGDLLIQFSITNNTKFKRDKDNLYATVDLDLYTALLGGDLMVDTFTGKVKLTIKPETQNGTKVKLKGKGFPKYKKAGQFGDLYITYQIKTPTKLTDKEKELFTELQKLR; this is encoded by the coding sequence ATGGCAGTTGTAGAGTATTATAAAACGTTGGGCATTTCCAAAACAGCGTCAGAAAAAGATATAAAAAAAGCCTACAGAAAATTGGCGCGTAAGTACCATCCCGATTTAAATCCGAATGATAAAGACGCTGAAAAGAAGTTTAAAGAGATTAATGAGGCGAATGAAGTATTGAGTAATCCTGAAAATCGTAAAAAATACGATCAGTATGGAGAGCATTGGCAAAACTCTGAAGCTTATGAGCAATCAAAACGTCAACAGCAGCAGCAACAACGTGCGTATCAAGGTCAATCTGGTCAAGCAGGTGGCTATGGTCAACATGATTTTGAAGACATCTTTGGTAACATGTTTGGCGGTCAGGCGTCTGGAGGGCAACGTACCTCAAGATTTAGAGGTCAAGATTTTAATGCAGAGCTTCAGTTGGATTTAAAAGAGGTGTACGAAGATCATAAACGTACGCTGACTGTAAATAATAAAAACATCAGAATCACCATTCCTGCAGGAGTAGAAAATGGACAAACCATTAAGATTAAAGGATACGGTGGCAAAGGAACAAATAATGGTCCTAATGGTGATTTATTAATTCAGTTTTCAATTACTAATAACACCAAATTCAAAAGAGATAAAGACAACCTGTATGCGACTGTAGATTTAGATTTATACACAGCACTATTGGGAGGCGATTTAATGGTGGATACTTTTACAGGAAAAGTGAAATTAACTATTAAACCAGAAACTCAAAACGGAACAAAAGTTAAGTTGAAAGGCAAAGGGTTTCCGAAGTATAAAAAAGCAGGGCAATTTGGAGATTTGTACATCACTTACCAGATAAAAACGCCGACAAAACTGACGGATAAAGAGAAAGAATTATTTACAGAACTTCAAAAACTAAGATAA
- a CDS encoding chaperone modulator CbpM, producing MEVTDLISITTFCTHYNVPTAFINDLQDYELIEVVVSEQEEYIKITQINEVEKMMRLHYDLNINLEGLDAVYNLLKRVENLQSEITSLNNKLRLYEDL from the coding sequence ATGGAAGTAACAGATTTAATTTCTATAACCACTTTTTGCACACATTATAATGTGCCTACAGCCTTTATTAACGATTTACAAGATTATGAGCTAATAGAAGTTGTCGTTTCTGAGCAAGAGGAATATATCAAAATAACGCAAATTAATGAAGTTGAAAAAATGATGCGTTTGCACTATGATTTAAACATCAATTTAGAAGGTTTAGATGCCGTATATAATTTATTAAAGCGAGTCGAAAACTTACAAAGCGAAATAACATCACTTAATAATAAATTAAGGCTTTATGAAGATTTATAG
- a CDS encoding mechanosensitive ion channel family protein — protein MDAIQQLFQDYPLVKSIIKYVIIVGFVLLCIQFVRTFLKRNIANASVRYKSQKGVELLGYFILGVITILYFTGSIKDFTVTLGLLSAGLAFTLQELILSIAGSVYIFIVKVYEPGDRIEINGIKGDVIDVDSIYTTMMEIGQWVQSDNYTGRIVKLSNAFVFKGPVYNYSKDFPFIWDEFNLPIRYGSDIELAKSIIIGAATATLAEYTKASKDKWIEVVSKYYVEDAMVEPTLATTLTDNWIQFNLRYIVDYKKRRVTKHLLNDLIRKDIEATNGKVILASATVELIKIPEIEIKK, from the coding sequence ATGGACGCCATACAACAATTGTTTCAAGACTATCCGCTTGTAAAAAGTATTATTAAATATGTTATTATAGTCGGCTTTGTATTACTATGTATTCAGTTTGTTAGAACTTTTTTAAAACGAAACATTGCCAATGCTTCAGTACGTTATAAGTCACAAAAAGGAGTAGAATTACTAGGTTATTTTATACTTGGTGTTATTACTATTTTGTATTTTACAGGAAGTATTAAAGACTTTACGGTAACTTTAGGTTTGCTGTCTGCGGGATTAGCCTTTACATTGCAGGAGTTAATTTTAAGTATTGCAGGTTCTGTGTATATTTTTATTGTAAAAGTGTATGAGCCTGGAGATCGTATAGAGATTAACGGTATTAAAGGCGATGTTATTGATGTGGATAGTATTTACACCACGATGATGGAAATTGGGCAATGGGTGCAAAGCGATAATTATACAGGACGAATTGTAAAACTAAGTAATGCCTTTGTGTTTAAAGGACCGGTGTATAATTACTCTAAAGATTTTCCTTTTATTTGGGACGAATTTAATTTACCAATCCGTTATGGTTCGGATATCGAATTGGCTAAAAGCATCATTATTGGCGCGGCAACAGCAACACTTGCCGAATATACTAAAGCATCAAAGGATAAATGGATAGAAGTCGTGTCTAAATATTATGTGGAAGATGCTATGGTGGAACCGACGCTAGCAACAACGTTAACAGACAATTGGATTCAATTTAATTTGCGATATATCGTCGATTATAAAAAAAGGAGAGTGACCAAACACCTTTTAAACGATTTGATTAGAAAAGATATTGAAGCGACCAATGGTAAAGTTATTTTAGCTTCTGCAACGGTGGAGCTTATTAAAATACCTGAAATAGAGATTAAAAAATAA
- a CDS encoding metallophosphoesterase: MRSHSIFKILLLCFAILVIDALAFYWLQSITVLLSSTVLQTIINVVFWLFTFGLIAAIIILKVRLDHVAIKKKQRLISSLYGLTVSSFIPKIIFVIIISILYYSNYIISEKQSLIIIPLIGLIAGFLPFFVIAYAIFKSAYHFKVHHVTVTSKQLPKAFNGTKIIQISDLHIGSFNYRYHLLDKAVKKINHEKPDFICFTGDLVNNYAWELEGWENTLGQLKATHGKYAILGNHDYGDYSVWRTEQEKAANFDTIKQFFRTINFKLLLNEAHIIERNTAKMAIIGIENWGKPPFKQYGDLQKALTDVDAVPFKLLLSHDPTHWTEEVILKTDIALTLAGHTHGMQAGIKIRKKEWSPIKYKYKHWAGLYQINAQYLYVNRGLGWLGFPGRIGMRPEITCITLKTTTD, encoded by the coding sequence ATGCGTAGCCATTCCATTTTCAAAATATTACTGTTATGTTTCGCTATTTTGGTTATTGATGCTTTAGCTTTTTATTGGTTACAATCTATAACAGTATTGCTCTCGTCTACAGTTTTACAAACCATCATAAATGTCGTGTTTTGGCTGTTTACTTTTGGTTTAATTGCTGCCATTATAATACTAAAAGTGAGATTGGATCATGTTGCTATAAAGAAGAAGCAACGTTTGATCTCTTCGTTATATGGGCTTACAGTCTCGTCTTTTATTCCTAAAATAATTTTTGTAATTATTATTTCTATACTGTATTATTCAAACTATATCATCTCAGAAAAACAATCGCTTATTATCATTCCTTTAATAGGTTTGATTGCTGGATTTTTACCGTTTTTTGTTATTGCTTATGCTATTTTTAAATCCGCGTATCATTTTAAAGTACATCATGTTACTGTAACTTCTAAACAACTACCCAAAGCGTTTAATGGTACTAAAATTATACAGATTTCCGATTTACACATCGGTAGTTTTAATTACCGGTACCATCTTTTAGACAAAGCTGTCAAAAAAATAAATCATGAAAAACCTGATTTTATTTGCTTTACAGGCGATTTAGTTAATAATTATGCTTGGGAACTAGAGGGTTGGGAAAACACCTTAGGACAACTAAAAGCAACACACGGTAAATATGCTATTTTAGGAAATCATGATTATGGCGATTATAGCGTGTGGCGTACCGAACAGGAAAAAGCAGCTAATTTTGACACTATAAAACAGTTTTTTAGGACCATTAATTTTAAGCTTTTATTAAATGAAGCACATATAATTGAGCGTAATACCGCCAAAATGGCCATTATTGGGATAGAAAACTGGGGGAAACCACCCTTTAAGCAATACGGCGATTTACAAAAAGCGTTAACCGATGTAGACGCTGTTCCTTTTAAGTTGTTGCTTTCTCATGATCCTACCCACTGGACAGAAGAAGTGATTCTTAAAACAGATATTGCCTTGACGCTAGCTGGTCATACGCATGGGATGCAAGCCGGAATTAAAATCAGAAAAAAAGAATGGAGCCCGATTAAATATAAATATAAACATTGGGCAGGGTTATATCAAATTAACGCACAATACCTTTATGTTAACCGCGGTCTAGGTTGGTTGGGCTTTCCTGGACGGATTGGAATGCGACCAGAAATAACATGTATCACCTTAAAAACAACAACTGATTAA
- a CDS encoding pyridoxamine 5'-phosphate oxidase family protein, which translates to MFKNLETKEIDYILENNYIGQIGYIYNNRPFVVPITYFYDKENNAIICYSGDGHKMNAMRKNPSVSLLVSDVDSVTDWKSVLVHGVFEQHFGSDAKAYLHKFSLGIKDIILEKEHSKANFISDFSSKIYKDNVPAVFIIKIDELTGKKRLDFRA; encoded by the coding sequence ATGTTTAAAAATTTAGAAACCAAAGAAATCGATTATATTTTAGAAAACAATTATATAGGTCAGATCGGTTATATCTATAACAACAGACCGTTTGTTGTACCTATTACTTATTTTTATGATAAAGAAAATAACGCTATTATTTGCTATTCTGGAGATGGGCATAAAATGAATGCCATGCGTAAAAACCCAAGTGTCTCTTTATTGGTATCGGATGTAGATTCTGTTACCGATTGGAAATCCGTTTTAGTACATGGTGTTTTCGAGCAGCATTTTGGTAGTGATGCTAAAGCGTATTTGCATAAATTCTCATTGGGTATAAAAGACATTATATTAGAGAAGGAGCATAGCAAAGCTAATTTTATCAGCGACTTTTCTAGTAAGATTTATAAAGATAATGTGCCCGCTGTATTTATTATAAAAATTGATGAATTAACAGGTAAAAAGCGTTTGGATTTTAGAGCATAA
- a CDS encoding RNA polymerase sigma factor gives MKSNTSYYQNKQEYHLFIQQSYTNLVAFKTQGDKAAFNALVLKILPTLRNYINRALNVFISNGHFSKGKYKGDDIIDQLFIEIYDHIEDVKQASDFYAWLYQKTDQLMLDIKVEEEFNDLFFKNIDNYSKPEWDAMEEKYTKDADGDFLLIEELTDPSYNHNDYELKPVFIENDEADFINSIDKHINQETVKRHTSFVVGNLPTAMRHVFELYTNEKLTLEEIATVRQETLDTVKQLLKDAKRALQVSLYNRYLSH, from the coding sequence ATGAAATCAAACACTAGTTATTACCAAAATAAACAAGAGTACCACCTATTTATACAACAATCGTACACCAATTTAGTAGCCTTTAAAACTCAAGGTGATAAAGCAGCGTTTAATGCTTTAGTTTTAAAAATATTACCAACGTTAAGAAATTATATCAACAGAGCTTTAAATGTATTTATAAGTAACGGGCACTTCTCTAAAGGCAAATACAAAGGTGACGATATTATAGATCAGCTTTTTATTGAAATCTATGATCATATCGAAGACGTTAAACAGGCTTCCGATTTTTATGCTTGGCTGTATCAAAAGACAGATCAATTGATGTTAGATATAAAAGTAGAAGAGGAATTTAATGACTTGTTTTTTAAGAATATTGACAACTACTCTAAACCAGAATGGGACGCGATGGAAGAAAAATACACCAAAGATGCTGATGGCGATTTCTTGTTAATTGAAGAATTGACAGATCCGTCTTACAACCACAATGATTACGAATTAAAACCTGTTTTTATTGAAAATGATGAAGCCGATTTTATTAATTCCATAGACAAACATATCAACCAAGAGACTGTAAAACGACACACTAGTTTTGTCGTTGGTAATTTACCAACTGCCATGCGTCATGTTTTTGAGTTATATACAAACGAGAAACTTACCCTAGAAGAAATTGCAACCGTAAGACAAGAAACCTTAGATACCGTTAAGCAACTATTAAAAGATGCTAAACGTGCTTTGCAAGTCAGTCTTTACAATAGATATTTAAGTCATTAA
- a CDS encoding universal stress protein — protein MKQSILIPTDFSDNAWSALLYTLKLYKNQSCTFYLLHAWSVKSSTRTYITSNYIDTLKADAEKQLFELKDQADAIDELSKHTFEIIFSTEKLQDAVDAAVKKYQIDMVFMGTKGASKSKEILFGSNTINLIKQMKLCPIVVVPDNFDFVAPKQIAFATDYNRFFGDELQPLKDISKLYDSKIKVVHICKEKTLTDAQNYNLATLQSNLVDYPNSFHWMPNDDKKTQEITKFIKEQDINLLVLINYQHSFIENLMNEPIIKNVVSYPSIPLLIIPAID, from the coding sequence ATGAAACAATCTATTTTAATTCCTACAGACTTTTCAGACAACGCTTGGAGCGCCTTATTATACACTCTAAAATTATATAAAAATCAATCCTGCACTTTTTATTTACTGCATGCTTGGTCTGTAAAATCTAGCACACGAACGTATATTACTTCCAATTATATCGACACTTTAAAAGCAGATGCTGAAAAGCAGTTATTTGAACTAAAAGATCAAGCGGATGCTATTGATGAATTATCTAAGCATACCTTCGAAATTATTTTTAGTACCGAAAAACTTCAAGATGCTGTAGACGCTGCTGTCAAAAAATACCAGATAGATATGGTATTTATGGGAACCAAAGGAGCTTCTAAATCTAAAGAGATCCTTTTTGGAAGCAATACTATTAATTTGATTAAACAAATGAAGCTTTGCCCAATAGTAGTTGTTCCGGATAACTTTGATTTTGTTGCCCCTAAACAGATTGCTTTTGCTACGGATTATAACCGCTTTTTTGGTGACGAATTACAGCCTTTAAAAGACATCTCTAAATTATACGATTCTAAAATAAAAGTGGTTCATATCTGTAAAGAAAAAACACTTACAGACGCACAAAACTATAATTTAGCAACACTACAATCTAATTTAGTAGACTATCCCAATAGTTTCCATTGGATGCCAAATGATGATAAAAAGACGCAAGAGATTACTAAATTTATAAAAGAACAGGATATTAATCTTCTTGTTTTAATAAACTACCAACATAGTTTTATTGAAAACTTAATGAATGAACCCATCATTAAAAACGTGGTATCCTATCCGTCTATACCGCTTTTAATAATACCGGCTATTGACTAG